TGCATTATACGACGCGAAGAGGGTGCCGGATGAGCCGCCATCCTCCAATCCGATCGAAACCCCAGTCGAAGGGGACTGACATGGCCGTAGCCAGCCAGAACATCCGCATTCGCCTCAAGGCGTTTGACTACCGTGTTCTCGACACCTCCACCCAGGAAATCGTCAACACCGCCAAGCGCACCGGCGCCTCGGTTCGCGGGCCCATCCCGCTGCCGAACAAGATCGAGAAATTCACCGTTCTGCGTGGTCCCCACGTGAACAAGAAATCCCGCGACCAGTTCGAGATCCGCACGCACAAGCGCCTTCTCGACATCGTGGACCCGACCCCGCAGACCGTGGACGCGCTGATGAAGCTCGACCTGGCCGCCGGCGTCGACGTGCAGATTTCGGTTTAAGGAGGGCTACGCATGTTGCGCT
This window of the Roseovarius sp. SCSIO 43702 genome carries:
- the rpsJ gene encoding 30S ribosomal protein S10, whose product is MAVASQNIRIRLKAFDYRVLDTSTQEIVNTAKRTGASVRGPIPLPNKIEKFTVLRGPHVNKKSRDQFEIRTHKRLLDIVDPTPQTVDALMKLDLAAGVDVQISV